The Salana multivorans genome window below encodes:
- a CDS encoding GTP-binding protein encodes MDSPTPVVVLASTDPTVRETAIATALLDRPDLVVVVHDLTGDPGPGPETDPADSAVTLTRRVLDWAGAREQTEVALEHACAGCALREDAVPAIAALLADGASAVLLALPLGAEILPATRQLAHETEPGSRLFGARLAHTVAALDPGTIRADLVDDGDVVAHLVTADLVVLAGHDDAGRDLVDALRSPTSALVADLCEPWLALALAGEHDLEDAEERCDPVTSGPGHGFRHVDEADGVRIAASGVWQVELTSERPFHPERLLALAADLAPEATTSRGVFWLPNRPDTACGWEATGGGVLIGVAGPWEESEPQTRLVVVGHGDAGLAPWRSIRRAFLRALATTRETAEPAAWLGRPDPLARFLGDPADLYRTSPPAA; translated from the coding sequence ATGGACTCCCCCACGCCCGTCGTCGTCCTCGCGAGCACCGACCCCACCGTGCGCGAGACCGCGATCGCCACCGCCCTCCTGGACCGACCCGACCTCGTCGTCGTCGTGCACGACCTCACCGGCGACCCGGGGCCAGGGCCGGAGACCGACCCCGCGGACTCCGCCGTCACTCTCACGCGACGGGTGCTCGACTGGGCCGGCGCGCGGGAGCAGACCGAGGTGGCGCTGGAGCACGCCTGCGCCGGCTGCGCGCTGCGCGAGGACGCCGTCCCCGCGATCGCGGCCCTGCTGGCCGACGGTGCGAGCGCCGTCCTGCTCGCGCTCCCGCTCGGGGCCGAGATCCTTCCCGCCACGCGTCAGCTCGCGCACGAGACGGAGCCCGGCAGCCGGCTGTTCGGCGCACGGCTCGCCCACACGGTCGCCGCGCTCGACCCCGGGACCATCCGCGCGGACCTCGTCGACGACGGCGACGTCGTCGCGCACCTCGTCACCGCCGACCTCGTGGTGCTCGCCGGTCACGACGACGCCGGGCGCGACCTCGTCGATGCGCTCCGCTCCCCCACGTCGGCGCTGGTCGCCGACTTGTGCGAGCCGTGGTTGGCGCTCGCGCTCGCCGGGGAGCACGACCTCGAGGACGCCGAGGAGCGCTGCGACCCGGTGACCAGCGGCCCCGGGCACGGCTTCCGCCACGTCGACGAGGCCGACGGCGTCCGGATCGCCGCGTCGGGGGTGTGGCAGGTCGAGCTGACGAGCGAGCGGCCGTTCCACCCCGAGCGCCTGCTCGCGCTCGCGGCGGACCTGGCCCCCGAGGCGACGACGAGCCGAGGCGTGTTCTGGCTGCCGAACCGCCCGGACACGGCCTGCGGCTGGGAGGCCACCGGCGGCGGCGTGCTCATCGGCGTCGCCGGCCCGTGGGAGGAGAGCGAGCCGCAGACGCGACTGGTCGTCGTCGGGCACGGCGACGCCGGCCTGGCACCCTGGCGGAGCATCCGCCGGGCGTTCCTGCGGGCGCTCGCCACGACGCGGGAGACGGCGGAGCCGGCGGCCTGGCTCGGCCGCCCGGATCCGCTCGCGCGGTTCCTCGGCGACCCGGCCGACCTCTACCGCACGTCGCCGCCGGCTGCGTAG
- the rpmF gene encoding 50S ribosomal protein L32 produces the protein MAVPKRKLSRANTRARRSQWKAEPPAQLVAARTPDGRTVMVPRRLVRAVERGLVTP, from the coding sequence ATGGCGGTCCCGAAGCGGAAGCTGTCCCGGGCCAACACGCGCGCGCGTCGGTCCCAGTGGAAGGCGGAGCCGCCGGCCCAGCTCGTCGCGGCGCGCACGCCCGACGGCCGGACGGTGATGGTCCCGCGCCGGCTCGTCCGGGCGGTCGAGCGCGGGCTCGTCACCCCGTAG
- the leuD gene encoding 3-isopropylmalate dehydratase small subunit yields MEKFTVHTGIGVPLRRSNVDTDQIIPAVYLKRVTRTGFEDALFAAWRGDPSFVLNQDAYRSGTVLVAGPDFGTGSSREHAVWALKDYGFRVVLASRFADIFRGNSGKQGLVAGIVEQEDIELLWKILENEPGTEVTVDLVNKTATAGDVTVPFQIDDYTRWRLMEGLDDIGLTLQHADEITAFEARRESWRPRTLPAKTLPKQDIEAARPADQPA; encoded by the coding sequence ATGGAGAAGTTCACCGTTCACACCGGCATCGGGGTCCCGCTGCGTCGCAGCAACGTCGACACCGACCAGATCATCCCCGCCGTCTACCTCAAGCGGGTGACGCGGACCGGCTTCGAGGACGCGCTGTTCGCCGCGTGGCGCGGTGACCCGTCGTTCGTCCTCAACCAGGACGCCTACCGCTCCGGCACGGTGCTGGTGGCCGGCCCCGACTTCGGCACCGGCTCCTCGCGCGAGCACGCCGTGTGGGCGCTCAAGGACTACGGGTTCCGGGTCGTGCTCGCCTCGCGGTTCGCCGACATCTTCCGCGGCAACTCCGGCAAGCAGGGCCTCGTGGCCGGCATCGTCGAGCAGGAGGACATCGAGCTCCTCTGGAAGATCCTGGAGAACGAGCCCGGCACCGAGGTGACGGTCGATCTCGTCAACAAGACGGCGACGGCCGGCGACGTCACGGTCCCGTTCCAGATCGACGACTACACGCGCTGGCGCCTCATGGAGGGCCTCGACGACATCGGCCTCACGCTCCAGCACGCCGACGAGATCACGGCGTTCGAGGCCCGGCGCGAGTCCTGGCGCCCCAGGACGCTCCCGGCCAAGACCCTGCCGAAGCAGGACATCGAGGCCGCGCGTCCCGCCGACCAGCCCGCCTGA
- a CDS encoding HAD family hydrolase, producing the protein MSPARLAGVRGVLLDIDDTLVVTREAFGAGIAAVLRERVPDITGERLAEATAMWRADPNGHYRRYVRGELTKDEQRLHRANEVHAHLGVARLDRDTFPAWDAVFWDGFEAAWRPFDDAAGAVASLTGAGLALGALTNAEGPMSQRKLVATGFGDSVRLLVSLSTFGVGKPDPRVFREGVRLLGLEPEETVYVGDELDTDAIAAREAGLHGVWLDRPGARRGGVHLEDPGVARELGIPVIGSLGELPGLLGR; encoded by the coding sequence GTGAGCCCCGCGCGGCTCGCGGGCGTCCGGGGCGTCCTGCTCGACATCGACGACACGCTCGTGGTGACCCGCGAGGCGTTCGGGGCCGGCATCGCCGCGGTCCTGCGCGAGCGCGTCCCCGACATCACCGGCGAACGGCTCGCGGAGGCGACCGCCATGTGGCGCGCGGACCCGAACGGGCACTACCGCCGGTACGTGCGCGGGGAGCTGACGAAGGACGAGCAGCGGCTGCACCGCGCCAACGAGGTGCACGCGCACCTCGGCGTCGCCCGGCTGGACCGCGACACCTTCCCGGCCTGGGACGCCGTCTTCTGGGACGGGTTCGAGGCGGCCTGGCGTCCGTTCGACGACGCGGCGGGCGCCGTCGCGTCGCTGACGGGGGCGGGGCTCGCGCTCGGCGCGCTCACCAACGCCGAGGGTCCGATGTCGCAGCGCAAGCTGGTCGCTACCGGCTTCGGCGACAGCGTCCGGCTGCTCGTCAGCCTCTCCACCTTCGGGGTCGGCAAGCCGGACCCGCGGGTGTTCCGCGAGGGCGTCCGGCTGCTCGGGCTCGAGCCGGAGGAGACGGTGTACGTCGGCGACGAGCTCGACACGGACGCGATCGCCGCGCGCGAGGCCGGGCTGCACGGCGTGTGGCTCGACCGTCCGGGCGCGCGCCGCGGGGGCGTGCACCTGGAGGACCCCGGCGTCGCCCGCGAGCTCGGCATCCCCGTCATCGGCTCGCTCGGCGAGCTGCCCGGGCTCCTGGGTCGCTAG
- the rpmB gene encoding 50S ribosomal protein L28, with the protein MVATCQLTGAAPSFGRSVSHSHRRTSRRWNPNIQRKRYVVPSLGRTVTLHLSVRGIRTIDRIGIEAAVARIIARGGRV; encoded by the coding sequence ATGGTCGCAACATGTCAGCTCACCGGCGCCGCGCCGTCCTTCGGCAGGAGCGTCTCCCACTCCCATCGCCGGACGTCCCGGCGCTGGAACCCCAACATCCAGCGCAAGCGCTACGTCGTCCCGTCCCTCGGGCGCACCGTCACGCTGCACCTGTCCGTCCGCGGCATCCGCACGATCGACCGGATCGGGATCGAGGCCGCCGTCGCGCGGATCATCGCCCGCGGGGGGAGGGTCTGA
- the ykgO gene encoding type B 50S ribosomal protein L36, with product MKVRASLRSLAKQPGSKVVRRKGRIYVINKQNPRFKGRQG from the coding sequence ATGAAGGTGCGCGCGTCGCTGCGCTCGCTCGCCAAGCAGCCCGGCTCGAAGGTCGTGCGCCGCAAGGGCCGGATCTACGTCATCAACAAGCAGAACCCGCGGTTCAAGGGGAGGCAGGGCTGA
- the rpsN gene encoding 30S ribosomal protein S14 codes for MAKKSKIARNEQRRAVVARHREVRLELKRASVDPARPIEEREAAMRALHRLPRDASPTRVRNRDVVDGRPRGHLRRFGLSRVQFRKRALDGELPGVTKSSW; via the coding sequence ATGGCGAAGAAGTCGAAGATCGCGCGCAACGAGCAGCGGCGCGCCGTCGTGGCGCGCCACCGCGAGGTGCGCCTGGAACTGAAGAGGGCGTCGGTCGACCCGGCGCGCCCGATCGAGGAGCGGGAGGCCGCCATGCGCGCCCTGCACCGCCTGCCGCGCGACGCCAGCCCGACGCGCGTGCGCAACCGCGACGTCGTCGACGGTCGCCCGCGCGGTCACCTGCGCAGGTTCGGGCTGTCCCGCGTCCAGTTCCGCAAGCGGGCGCTGGACGGCGAGCTGCCCGGCGTCACGAAGTCGAGCTGGTAG
- the rpmG gene encoding 50S ribosomal protein L33 — MARAYKEVRPKIKLVSTAGTGYTYVTRKNRRNDPDRMVLRKYDPVVRRHVEFKESR; from the coding sequence ATGGCGCGCGCCTACAAGGAGGTCCGGCCCAAGATCAAGCTCGTCTCCACCGCGGGGACGGGCTACACGTACGTCACCCGGAAGAACCGGCGCAACGACCCCGACCGGATGGTCCTGCGCAAGTACGACCCGGTGGTGCGCCGGCACGTCGAGTTCAAGGAGAGTCGCTGA
- a CDS encoding VaFE repeat-containing surface-anchored protein: protein MSTQHTTTGGSATRPAARPGRRLATALLTLAALVVPSAAATAAEPGDTVHIGSKQGYGGTGLFPIWYETPPTGDPDAWAYCVEHDVSARTNVEGTVGGLDDFLGDNHLSDPAVAGKVLWVLAHSYPALSLADFGEASGVPDISRNDAIEATQYAIWRYTDLTWDASWSWESEDSETAYWYLVDGANASSGTTPEDLAVTASITAPATPGTAGTLVGPFVVSTNQPTVTASVDPATALVDASGTPVDPAAVVDGQELYLDLRGSSAAGSATVTVSAVGSSATGRVVSVPAASGGTPTAESHAQSIILVVPSTATTSARATARWSAAPGAPVPAIGTSLVDAADGDRVLPASGGTVVDTVSYENLTPGTEYTLVGELVRRSDGTPTGITGAVTFTPGEPSGSVEVTFVVPAGHAGESLVAFETLHEGADGEGPVVAEHRDIEDAAQTVTVEEDAATPTPSDEPSEEPSPSVTPSDRPTPGGTPSTAPSTPASGTPGPTPTGSRLPDTGAESSAIVAGLAVLALALGGGAAVARRRLAR from the coding sequence ATGTCCACACAGCACACCACGACCGGCGGGTCGGCGACACGGCCGGCAGCACGGCCGGGCAGACGGCTCGCCACGGCGCTGCTCACGCTCGCCGCGCTCGTCGTCCCGAGCGCGGCCGCCACGGCGGCGGAGCCGGGCGACACCGTCCACATCGGGAGCAAGCAGGGCTACGGCGGAACGGGCCTGTTCCCCATCTGGTACGAGACGCCCCCGACCGGCGACCCCGACGCGTGGGCCTACTGCGTCGAGCACGACGTGTCGGCCCGGACGAACGTCGAGGGGACGGTCGGCGGCCTCGACGACTTCCTCGGCGACAACCACCTGAGCGACCCGGCCGTCGCCGGCAAGGTGCTCTGGGTGCTCGCCCACAGCTACCCGGCACTCAGCCTCGCCGACTTCGGTGAGGCGTCCGGCGTACCGGACATCTCCCGGAACGACGCCATCGAGGCGACGCAGTACGCGATCTGGCGCTACACCGATCTCACGTGGGACGCCTCCTGGAGCTGGGAGTCCGAGGACTCCGAGACCGCCTACTGGTACCTCGTCGACGGCGCGAACGCGAGCAGCGGCACGACCCCGGAGGACCTCGCGGTCACGGCGTCGATCACGGCGCCGGCGACGCCGGGCACGGCCGGAACCCTCGTCGGCCCGTTCGTCGTGAGCACGAACCAGCCGACGGTGACGGCGTCGGTCGACCCGGCGACCGCGCTGGTCGACGCGTCCGGCACACCCGTCGACCCGGCCGCCGTCGTCGACGGGCAGGAGCTGTACCTGGACCTGCGCGGCTCGAGCGCCGCCGGGTCGGCGACCGTCACGGTGTCCGCCGTCGGGTCGAGCGCGACCGGCAGGGTCGTCTCGGTGCCGGCCGCGTCCGGCGGGACGCCGACCGCCGAGTCCCACGCGCAGTCGATCATCCTGGTCGTGCCGAGCACCGCGACGACGAGCGCCCGGGCGACGGCGCGCTGGTCGGCGGCCCCCGGTGCGCCGGTGCCGGCCATCGGCACGTCGCTGGTCGACGCCGCCGACGGCGACCGCGTCCTGCCCGCGAGCGGCGGGACGGTCGTGGACACGGTCAGCTACGAGAACCTCACGCCCGGCACCGAGTACACGCTCGTCGGCGAGCTCGTGCGCAGGTCCGACGGGACCCCGACCGGCATCACCGGCGCGGTCACGTTCACCCCGGGCGAGCCCTCGGGCTCCGTCGAGGTGACGTTCGTCGTCCCCGCCGGCCACGCCGGCGAGAGCCTCGTCGCCTTCGAGACGCTGCACGAGGGCGCCGACGGGGAGGGCCCCGTCGTCGCCGAGCACCGGGACATCGAGGACGCGGCCCAGACCGTGACGGTCGAGGAGGACGCAGCGACGCCCACTCCGAGCGACGAGCCGAGCGAGGAGCCCTCGCCGAGCGTCACGCCCAGCGACCGGCCGACACCCGGCGGCACGCCGAGCACCGCGCCCAGCACGCCCGCGTCGGGCACGCCCGGTCCGACGCCGACCGGTTCCCGCCTCCCGGACACCGGCGCCGAGTCGTCGGCGATCGTGGCCGGGCTCGCCGTCCTGGCCCTCGCGCTCGGCGGCGGCGCCGCCGTGGCCCGCCGGCGCCTCGCGCGCTGA
- the leuC gene encoding 3-isopropylmalate dehydratase large subunit — MGKTLAEKVWDAHIVRKGENGAPDLLYIDLHLCHEVTSPQAFEGLRLAGRPVRRPDLTLATEDHNTPTLDIDLPIADLTSRTQIDTLRTNAREFGVRIHSLGDADQGIVHQVGPQLGLTMPGLTVVCGDSHTSTHGAFGGLAFGIGTSEVEHVLATQTLPLAPFRTMAINVVGDLPPGTTSKDIILAIIAKIGTGGGQGYVLEYRGEAIEKLSMEARMTICNMSIEAGARAGMIAPDQTTFDYIKGRPHAPEGEDWDAAVEYWTTLRTDDDAVFDTEVELRASDLEPFVTWGTNPGQGLPISASIPVPEEIADENERIAAERAIEYMGLTPGQPLREIPVDTVFMGSCTNGRIEDLRSIAKVIQGRRKADNVRVLVVPASARVRLQAEAEGLDLIFKSFGAEWRNAGCSMCLGMNPDQLAPGERSASTSNRNFEGRQGKGGRTHLVSPLVAAATAIRGTLSSLSDLDLPDGTDLTTFDGSPLAPLDPTVLVQV, encoded by the coding sequence ATGGGCAAGACTCTCGCTGAGAAGGTCTGGGACGCGCACATCGTCCGCAAGGGCGAGAACGGCGCCCCCGACCTCCTCTACATCGACCTCCACCTCTGCCACGAGGTGACGAGCCCCCAGGCCTTCGAGGGGCTCCGGCTCGCCGGGCGCCCCGTGCGCCGGCCGGACCTCACGCTCGCGACCGAGGACCACAACACCCCGACGCTCGACATCGACCTGCCGATCGCCGACCTGACGAGCCGCACGCAGATCGACACGCTGCGCACCAACGCCCGCGAGTTCGGCGTCCGGATCCACTCCCTCGGCGACGCGGACCAGGGCATCGTCCACCAGGTCGGGCCGCAGCTCGGCCTCACCATGCCCGGCCTCACGGTCGTCTGCGGCGACTCGCACACCTCGACGCACGGCGCGTTCGGCGGCCTGGCGTTCGGCATCGGCACGAGCGAGGTCGAGCACGTCCTCGCGACGCAGACCCTGCCGCTGGCGCCGTTCAGGACGATGGCGATCAACGTCGTCGGCGACCTGCCCCCCGGCACGACGAGCAAGGACATCATCCTCGCGATCATCGCGAAGATCGGGACCGGCGGCGGTCAGGGCTACGTCCTCGAGTACCGCGGCGAGGCCATCGAGAAGCTCTCGATGGAGGCGCGGATGACGATCTGCAACATGTCGATCGAGGCCGGCGCGCGCGCCGGCATGATCGCGCCGGACCAGACCACCTTCGACTACATCAAGGGCCGTCCGCACGCGCCGGAGGGCGAGGACTGGGACGCCGCGGTCGAGTACTGGACGACGCTGCGCACGGACGACGACGCCGTCTTCGACACCGAGGTCGAGCTGCGGGCGAGCGACCTCGAGCCGTTCGTCACGTGGGGGACCAACCCCGGCCAGGGCCTCCCGATCAGCGCCAGCATCCCGGTGCCCGAGGAGATCGCCGACGAGAACGAGCGGATCGCCGCCGAGCGCGCCATCGAGTACATGGGCCTGACGCCGGGTCAGCCGCTGCGCGAGATCCCGGTCGACACGGTCTTCATGGGCTCCTGCACCAACGGCCGCATCGAGGACCTGCGCTCGATCGCGAAGGTCATCCAGGGGCGCCGGAAGGCGGACAACGTGCGTGTGCTCGTCGTGCCGGCCTCGGCGCGCGTACGGCTGCAGGCCGAGGCCGAGGGCCTCGACCTCATCTTCAAGAGCTTCGGAGCCGAGTGGCGCAACGCCGGCTGCTCCATGTGCCTCGGCATGAACCCGGACCAGCTCGCCCCGGGGGAGCGCTCGGCGTCGACGTCGAACCGCAACTTCGAGGGCCGCCAGGGCAAGGGCGGGCGGACGCACCTCGTCTCCCCGCTCGTCGCGGCGGCCACGGCGATCCGCGGCACGCTCTCGTCGCTGTCCGACCTCGACCTGCCGGACGGCACCGACCTCACGACGTTCGACGGCTCGCCGCTCGCGCCGCTCGACCCCACCGTCCTCGTCCAGGTCTGA
- a CDS encoding VOC family protein: protein MSDAPVTWPRSITAVTLGVEDVGRSLAFYRALGWAADEVHDEVAFVHLAGQVLCLFARAGLAADTGRDDLVPGSGSVALARNVETADDVDRAYAAALAAGALGVTPPRPTDWGGRSCYVADPDGHLWELAWNPFWLIGPDGVFAGDAPAADPAP, encoded by the coding sequence ATGAGCGACGCACCCGTGACCTGGCCCCGTTCGATCACCGCGGTGACGCTGGGGGTCGAGGACGTCGGACGATCCCTCGCGTTCTACCGCGCGCTGGGCTGGGCGGCGGACGAGGTGCACGACGAGGTCGCGTTCGTCCATCTCGCCGGCCAGGTGCTGTGCCTCTTCGCGCGCGCCGGGCTCGCGGCCGACACGGGTCGTGACGACCTGGTCCCCGGCTCGGGCTCGGTCGCGCTCGCGCGCAACGTCGAGACGGCCGACGACGTCGACCGCGCCTACGCCGCGGCGCTCGCCGCCGGGGCGCTGGGGGTCACGCCGCCGCGGCCGACGGACTGGGGCGGGCGGAGCTGCTACGTCGCCGACCCCGACGGCCACCTGTGGGAGCTGGCCTGGAACCCGTTCTGGCTGATCGGTCCGGACGGCGTCTTCGCCGGTGACGCGCCCGCGGCGGACCCGGCGCCGTAG
- a CDS encoding IclR family transcriptional regulator produces the protein MDTSGVGVLDKAAIVLGALESGPATLAQLVAATHLARPTAHRLAVALEHHRFVARDLQGRFVLGPRLAELASAAGEDRLLAAAGPVLAALRDHTAESAQLFRRQGDHRICVAAAERPVGLRDSIPVGAQLSMQAGSAAQILLAWEEPDRLHRGLHGAAFTATILSGVRRRGWAQSVAEREPGVASVSAPVRGPSGRVVAAVSISGPIERMTRQPGRLHAAAIMSAANRLTEVLRRADQG, from the coding sequence ATGGACACAAGCGGCGTCGGCGTTCTGGACAAGGCAGCGATCGTTCTCGGAGCCCTCGAGTCAGGCCCCGCGACACTCGCCCAGCTCGTGGCCGCGACGCACCTCGCGCGTCCGACGGCCCACCGGCTGGCGGTCGCGCTCGAGCACCACCGGTTCGTCGCGCGCGACCTCCAGGGGCGCTTCGTGCTCGGCCCGCGGCTGGCCGAGCTGGCCTCCGCCGCCGGCGAGGACCGCCTGCTCGCGGCCGCCGGCCCCGTGCTCGCGGCGCTGCGCGACCACACCGCCGAGAGCGCCCAGCTCTTCCGCCGCCAGGGCGACCACCGCATCTGCGTCGCCGCGGCCGAGCGGCCCGTCGGCCTGCGCGACTCGATCCCGGTCGGCGCGCAGCTCTCGATGCAGGCCGGCTCCGCCGCGCAGATCCTCCTCGCGTGGGAGGAGCCGGACCGCCTCCACCGCGGCCTGCACGGCGCCGCGTTCACCGCGACCATCCTGTCCGGCGTGCGCCGGCGCGGCTGGGCGCAGTCCGTCGCCGAGCGCGAGCCGGGCGTCGCCTCGGTCTCGGCCCCCGTCCGCGGGCCGTCGGGACGCGTCGTCGCCGCCGTGTCCATCTCGGGCCCGATCGAGCGCATGACGCGCCAGCCCGGCCGGCTGCACGCCGCGGCGATCATGTCGGCGGCCAACCGGCTGACCGAGGTGCTGCGCCGCGCCGACCAGGGCTGA
- a CDS encoding type B 50S ribosomal protein L31, whose translation MRNDIHPPYGPVVFRDVSVPEGTPGRELLTRSTLVATATETVTWSDGRTYPLVEVQISSASHPFYTGRQKILDTAGRVEKFNRRYGRGEGGRR comes from the coding sequence ATGAGGAACGACATCCACCCGCCGTACGGCCCCGTGGTCTTCCGGGACGTCTCGGTCCCGGAGGGCACGCCCGGCCGGGAGCTGCTCACCCGCTCGACGCTGGTCGCGACGGCGACCGAGACCGTGACGTGGAGCGACGGCCGGACCTACCCGCTCGTCGAGGTGCAGATCTCCTCGGCGAGCCACCCGTTCTACACGGGCAGGCAGAAGATCCTCGACACCGCAGGACGCGTCGAGAAGTTCAACCGCCGCTACGGCCGCGGAGAAGGAGGACGACGATGA
- a CDS encoding HNH endonuclease: MATRRQLVHSRRRRRRVRAAPNDLTTAQWEYLLRTWGGCAYCGATASDLQKDCVQPISRGGAYTLDNVVPACRSCNASKCNAEVTGWLRRRRYDERAFLERWVAIRLELDELGMASLVGEPAEVQPDLT, translated from the coding sequence GTGGCCACTCGTCGTCAGCTCGTCCACTCGCGTCGCCGGCGCCGGCGGGTCCGCGCGGCACCGAACGACCTGACGACCGCCCAGTGGGAGTACCTGCTGCGGACCTGGGGCGGCTGCGCCTACTGCGGCGCGACCGCGTCCGACCTCCAGAAGGACTGCGTCCAGCCGATCTCCCGGGGTGGGGCGTACACGCTCGACAACGTGGTGCCGGCCTGCCGGTCCTGCAACGCGAGCAAGTGCAACGCGGAGGTCACCGGCTGGCTGCGCCGCCGCCGCTACGACGAGCGCGCGTTCCTCGAGCGGTGGGTGGCGATCCGGCTGGAGCTGGACGAGCTCGGGATGGCCTCGCTCGTCGGCGAGCCGGCGGAGGTCCAGCCCGACCTCACGTGA
- a CDS encoding GNAT family N-acetyltransferase, which translates to MSRSPIHGSPRPRAERPAAPLDHAVHPVPEPDQVPRGTVAPQAIPATERAFFVAEFRGTTVVVSLPVVTDDGIGALVRSIDSFAPGDTRFVAVVPDRGAAGRIVDAAAELGASVAVLSSPVVWHDAALARLWITTADERVVVVVATSPDAVPDTAGFVASRLRATKLVLTDAGGGWGDPPRSFVDLSRHQKELGQALRDRGASSLLPAALAALRGGAASVNLCRPEDVEVELFTFDGAGTVLTLGHYIELTTLRVDDLPALERLVAQGVADGILKPRSREEVARMAVGGLGARVSRTGHLAGVVGLETDAYGRDGLGEISGLITVSEFSGAGSGGLLVDGLVARAKAVGLRALFAVTVSDDAAAFFVRRGFHEVPRSAIPAAKWTGYDPERLARARCFWRDV; encoded by the coding sequence ATGTCCCGCTCCCCGATCCACGGCTCCCCCCGCCCGCGCGCCGAGCGCCCGGCGGCTCCGCTCGACCATGCCGTGCACCCCGTGCCCGAGCCGGACCAGGTTCCGCGCGGCACCGTCGCCCCCCAGGCGATCCCGGCCACCGAGCGCGCCTTCTTCGTCGCCGAGTTCCGCGGGACGACCGTCGTCGTCTCGCTCCCGGTCGTCACGGACGACGGCATCGGCGCTCTCGTCCGCTCCATCGACAGCTTCGCCCCCGGCGACACCCGGTTCGTCGCCGTCGTGCCCGACCGCGGCGCCGCCGGTCGGATCGTCGACGCCGCGGCCGAGCTCGGCGCGAGCGTCGCCGTCCTGTCCTCCCCGGTCGTGTGGCACGACGCCGCGCTCGCCCGGCTGTGGATCACGACCGCCGACGAGCGCGTGGTCGTCGTCGTCGCCACCTCGCCCGACGCGGTGCCGGACACCGCGGGCTTCGTCGCCTCCCGGTTGCGCGCGACCAAGCTCGTGCTGACCGACGCCGGCGGCGGCTGGGGCGATCCGCCGCGCTCGTTCGTCGACCTCTCCCGGCACCAGAAGGAGCTGGGCCAGGCGCTCCGGGACCGCGGTGCGAGCAGCCTGCTCCCGGCGGCGCTGGCCGCGCTGCGCGGCGGGGCTGCGAGCGTCAACCTGTGCCGGCCCGAGGACGTCGAGGTCGAGCTGTTCACGTTCGACGGCGCCGGAACGGTGCTCACGCTCGGCCACTACATCGAGCTGACGACGCTGCGCGTCGACGACCTGCCGGCGCTCGAGCGGCTCGTCGCCCAGGGCGTCGCGGACGGCATCCTCAAGCCGCGCTCGCGCGAGGAGGTCGCGCGGATGGCGGTCGGGGGGCTCGGCGCGCGCGTCTCGCGGACGGGGCACCTCGCCGGCGTCGTCGGTCTGGAGACGGACGCCTACGGTCGCGACGGGCTCGGCGAGATCTCCGGTCTCATCACCGTGTCGGAGTTCTCCGGCGCCGGGTCCGGCGGGCTCCTCGTCGACGGTCTCGTCGCCCGCGCGAAGGCGGTCGGCCTGCGGGCCCTGTTCGCGGTCACGGTCTCGGACGACGCCGCGGCCTTCTTCGTCCGGCGCGGCTTCCACGAGGTGCCGCGCAGCGCCATCCCCGCCGCCAAGTGGACGGGGTACGACCCCGAGCGCCTCGCCAGGGCGCGCTGCTTCTGGCGGGACGTCTAG